A genomic segment from Geitlerinema sp. PCC 7407 encodes:
- the coaE gene encoding dephospho-CoA kinase (Dephospho-CoA kinase (CoaE) performs the final step in coenzyme A biosynthesis.), whose amino-acid sequence MKQRRIGLTGGIGTGKSTVARYLAERYGLPVLDADIYAREAVAIGSPILGAIAARYGPGAQLADGSLDRRRIGEIVFHDPAERRWLEQQIHPYVRQRFHQALETLPEDAATVVLAIPLLFEAGLTGLVSEIWVVACPLAEQVARLKARDRLSDSQIVARIASQMDLEQKVAQADVVLDNSQTPEALYAQVDQHMARG is encoded by the coding sequence GTGAAGCAGCGACGCATCGGCTTGACCGGCGGCATCGGCACCGGCAAGAGCACCGTGGCCCGCTATCTGGCGGAGCGCTACGGGCTGCCGGTCCTGGACGCCGATATCTATGCGCGGGAGGCGGTGGCCATTGGATCGCCCATTTTGGGGGCGATCGCCGCGCGCTACGGCCCGGGGGCGCAGCTAGCGGACGGGTCCCTCGACCGGCGGCGCATCGGCGAAATCGTGTTTCACGACCCGGCTGAGCGGCGCTGGCTCGAGCAGCAAATCCACCCCTACGTGCGCCAGCGATTTCACCAGGCCCTAGAGACCCTGCCCGAGGATGCCGCCACCGTGGTGCTGGCGATTCCGCTGCTGTTTGAGGCGGGGCTGACGGGCCTAGTGAGCGAAATCTGGGTGGTCGCCTGCCCGCTGGCGGAGCAGGTGGCGCGGCTAAAGGCGCGCGATCGCCTCAGCGACAGCCAGATTGTCGCCCGCATTGCCAGCCAGATGGACCTCGAGCAAAAAGTCGCCCAGGCTGACGTGGTGTTGGACAATTCCCAAACCCCAGAGGCCCTGTACGCCCAGGTCGATCAGCACATGGCCCGGGGCTGA
- a CDS encoding serine hydrolase, whose protein sequence is MTFFSKDDALETLGDRVLEATWNQFSSLARNQIALTWLVYDPPAPVNTGGALSPDAFWQYPVRGFQYRGVERIYPASVVKLFYLVAVHEWLTKGMIQSSAELERAVRDMIVDSGNDATSLVVDVLTGTTSGPELPPGPFETWQHQRNLVNRYFQSLGWPDLDSINVNQKTWCDGAYGRERAFLGTLMENRNMLTTNATARLLHSIVGGVAVSAPASQAMMDLMARSLDPAALAADPENQVTGFLGAGVPTDAKVWSKAGLMSTVRHDAAYIELPGQRPYVLVVFTEGKAQSKSEEILPFVSRQIAEAIATL, encoded by the coding sequence ATGACTTTTTTCTCCAAGGACGACGCACTCGAAACCCTGGGCGATCGCGTCCTCGAAGCCACCTGGAATCAATTTTCCTCCCTTGCCCGCAACCAGATCGCCCTCACCTGGCTGGTCTATGACCCTCCCGCCCCGGTCAACACCGGCGGCGCTCTCAGCCCGGACGCCTTCTGGCAGTATCCGGTCCGGGGGTTCCAGTATCGCGGGGTCGAGCGCATCTACCCGGCCAGTGTCGTCAAGCTGTTTTATCTGGTCGCCGTCCACGAGTGGCTGACCAAGGGGATGATCCAGTCCTCTGCCGAGCTGGAGCGGGCCGTGCGAGACATGATCGTGGACTCGGGCAACGACGCCACCAGCCTGGTCGTCGACGTGCTCACCGGCACCACCAGCGGCCCGGAGCTGCCCCCCGGCCCCTTTGAGACCTGGCAGCACCAGCGAAATCTGGTCAATCGCTACTTTCAGTCCCTGGGCTGGCCCGACCTCGACAGCATCAACGTCAACCAAAAAACTTGGTGTGACGGGGCCTACGGCCGCGAGCGTGCTTTCCTGGGCACCCTGATGGAAAACCGCAACATGCTGACCACCAACGCCACGGCCCGCCTGCTCCACAGCATCGTGGGCGGGGTCGCGGTCTCGGCCCCGGCGTCCCAGGCCATGATGGACCTGATGGCCCGCTCCCTAGACCCCGCAGCGCTTGCTGCCGATCCCGAAAACCAGGTCACGGGCTTTTTGGGGGCGGGGGTGCCGACCGACGCCAAGGTTTGGTCCAAGGCTGGCCTGATGAGCACCGTGCGCCACGACGCGGCCTACATCGAACTGCCCGGCCAGCGGCCCTACGTCTTGGTGGTCTTCACCGAGGGCAAGGCCCAAAGCAAGAGCGAGGAGATCTTGCCCTTTGTGTCTCGCCAGATTGCAGAGGCGATCGCCACTTTATAG
- a CDS encoding patatin-like phospholipase family protein, which produces MGLWNPGKVLAEPGLRLTEEEKQFIWSKMPPPVDGYYNADAVFEGGGVRGLAFLGALRCCHDLNIRWCKLAGTSAGAVTAALLAAEFPMDRLEEILGELDYMKFLSRKMSPLIWNGDPANDLQMPVLMVLSLLLARQLGEYSSDPFRDWLAQTLAIQGIQEFADLEKQRESHNLKVVVSDISRGQMLVLPDDLDCLDAATTQKLREQGLMSGKEFSVAEAVRLSMSIPFFFAPGKLGDRLIVDGGILSNFPLWIYDVRPNGPGRVPRWPTFGLRLVEEHGHATAAKVGGPLSLLGAMFRTMMVARDRYHLTHTDQGRVININVATANVTATQFNLSNGIKDDLYRVGYESTKRFFLDTWSWEKHLVARGFEPSTATA; this is translated from the coding sequence ATGGGTCTCTGGAATCCCGGGAAAGTCTTGGCGGAGCCAGGGCTACGGCTGACGGAAGAAGAAAAGCAGTTCATCTGGAGCAAAATGCCTCCCCCCGTGGATGGGTACTACAACGCGGATGCGGTCTTCGAGGGGGGTGGCGTCCGGGGCTTGGCCTTTTTGGGGGCGCTGCGCTGCTGCCATGACCTCAATATTCGCTGGTGCAAGCTGGCGGGCACCTCGGCGGGAGCAGTGACGGCGGCCCTGCTGGCGGCGGAGTTTCCCATGGATCGCCTGGAGGAGATCTTGGGGGAGCTGGACTACATGAAGTTCCTCTCGCGCAAGATGAGCCCGCTGATCTGGAATGGGGATCCGGCCAATGATTTGCAGATGCCGGTGTTGATGGTGCTGTCGCTGCTGCTGGCTCGGCAGCTGGGGGAGTATTCTTCGGACCCGTTTCGCGATTGGCTGGCCCAGACGCTGGCTATTCAGGGGATCCAGGAGTTTGCGGATCTCGAAAAGCAGCGGGAGTCCCATAACCTCAAGGTGGTGGTGTCGGATATTAGCCGGGGCCAGATGCTGGTGCTGCCGGATGATCTTGACTGTCTGGATGCGGCGACAACCCAGAAGCTGCGCGAGCAGGGGCTGATGAGCGGAAAAGAGTTTTCGGTGGCGGAGGCGGTGCGCTTGTCAATGAGCATTCCGTTTTTCTTTGCGCCGGGGAAGCTGGGCGATCGCCTGATTGTCGATGGCGGCATTCTCAGCAACTTCCCGCTGTGGATTTATGACGTGAGGCCCAATGGTCCTGGGCGCGTGCCCCGCTGGCCGACCTTTGGTCTGCGCCTGGTGGAGGAGCACGGCCACGCGACCGCGGCCAAGGTCGGCGGCCCGCTGTCTCTGCTGGGGGCGATGTTCCGCACGATGATGGTGGCGCGCGATCGCTATCACTTGACCCACACCGATCAGGGCCGAGTGATCAACATCAACGTGGCCACTGCCAATGTGACGGCAACCCAGTTCAATCTCTCCAATGGCATCAAGGACGACCTGTACCGCGTGGGGTATGAAAGCACCAAGCGGTTCTTTTTGGATACCTGGAGCTGGGAGAAACACCTGGTAGCGAGAGGATTCGAGCCTTCGACGGCGACGGCCTGA
- a CDS encoding glycosyltransferase family 1 protein encodes MSSLHQKRVALISVHGDPAIEIGKEEAGGQNVYVRQVGEALAQQGWDVDMFTRQTDSAQPAIVEHGPRCRTIRLVAGPQAFVPRDEIFEYLPDFLEALLAFQAQSGAEYPLVHTNYWLSGWVGLEWQKRQDIRQVHTYHSLGAVKYKSIPTVPIIAKTRLAVEKDCLEKADCVVATSPQEEEHMRSLVSQRGRIEVIPCGTDIERFGHIDSQEARQKLGLEPDAKVVFYVGRFDPRKGIETLVRAVHASQFRNDPELRLIIGGGSRPGASDGRERDRIESIVDELGMGAFTTFPGRLGDEDLPLHYAAADVCVVPSHYEPFGLVAIEAMACGTPVVASAVGGLQFTVVHEETGLLAPAKDAAAFGAAIDRLLANPQWRDQLGQAARRRVEENFSWQGVASQLGNLYTRLGDTAIAPDTLDATA; translated from the coding sequence ATGAGTTCTCTTCATCAAAAACGTGTTGCGTTAATCTCCGTTCATGGTGACCCCGCCATTGAAATTGGGAAGGAAGAAGCGGGGGGACAAAACGTTTATGTTCGCCAAGTCGGTGAAGCCCTCGCTCAACAGGGCTGGGACGTAGATATGTTTACGCGGCAGACCGACAGCGCTCAGCCGGCGATCGTGGAGCACGGCCCGCGCTGCCGCACGATTCGCCTGGTGGCAGGTCCCCAGGCGTTTGTGCCGCGCGACGAAATCTTTGAGTATCTGCCGGACTTTTTGGAGGCGCTGCTGGCGTTCCAGGCCCAAAGCGGCGCTGAGTATCCGTTGGTGCACACCAACTATTGGCTCTCGGGCTGGGTCGGCCTAGAGTGGCAAAAGCGCCAAGACATTCGCCAGGTGCACACCTACCACTCGCTGGGAGCCGTGAAGTATAAGTCGATCCCAACGGTGCCGATCATTGCCAAGACGCGCCTAGCGGTGGAAAAAGACTGCTTGGAGAAGGCGGACTGCGTGGTGGCAACCAGTCCCCAGGAAGAAGAGCACATGCGATCGCTGGTGTCCCAGCGCGGCAGGATCGAGGTGATTCCCTGCGGGACCGATATTGAGCGCTTTGGCCACATTGACTCCCAAGAGGCGCGACAGAAGCTGGGCCTAGAGCCAGATGCCAAGGTGGTGTTTTATGTAGGCCGCTTTGATCCGCGCAAAGGCATTGAGACGCTGGTTCGAGCGGTGCACGCGTCGCAGTTCCGCAACGATCCCGAACTGCGGTTGATTATTGGCGGGGGCAGTCGTCCGGGGGCGAGCGATGGGCGAGAGCGCGATCGCATCGAGAGCATTGTCGATGAGCTGGGGATGGGCGCGTTTACGACGTTCCCCGGACGCCTGGGCGATGAAGACTTGCCGCTGCACTACGCGGCGGCGGATGTGTGCGTGGTGCCGAGTCACTATGAGCCCTTTGGCCTGGTGGCGATCGAGGCGATGGCCTGCGGGACGCCGGTCGTCGCTAGCGCCGTGGGTGGCTTGCAGTTCACGGTGGTCCACGAAGAGACGGGCCTGCTGGCTCCGGCCAAGGATGCGGCGGCCTTTGGGGCGGCGATCGACCGCCTGCTGGCCAATCCCCAGTGGCGCGATCAGCTGGGTCAAGCGGCTCGCCGACGCGTGGAAGAAAACTTTAGCTGGCAGGGTGTGGCCAGTCAGCTCGGGAATCTGTACACCCGCTTGGGCGACACGGCGATCGCCCCTGACACCCTAGACGCAACTGCGTAG
- a CDS encoding ABC transporter substrate-binding protein — protein MKRVVDPVGSWFPIPFFSRGAAIALAAGLLTTACQNPPSEGGASSPNGASGSSSNGLKIGSLLPATGDLSPIGQEMIQAVPLLVETVNQCGGVNGQPVTLVAEDDQTDPRAGTQAMAKLAEVDRVGGVVGSFASSVSSAAVDVAVRNKVPMVSPGSTSPVFTERAAKGDFGGYWARTAPPDDYQAAALAQLAKDRGFTRVSTVVINNDYGVGFEKQFVAAFKKLGGTVINESNPTRYDPNATTFDTEAAAAFANKPEAVAAVLYAETGSLLLKSAYQQGLMDGVQVMLTDGVQSEEFPKQVGQTSDGKFILQNAIGTVPGASGAALADFTKLWQEKKGKAPGAYVPHTWDATALIALAAQAAQSNDGEAIAAKLRDVANAPGQEVTDVCEGLKLLASGQDINYQGASGNVDLDANGDVVGAYDVWTVQENGGIGVVGKVNPAL, from the coding sequence ATGAAACGCGTAGTCGACCCTGTGGGATCTTGGTTCCCCATCCCTTTCTTCTCGCGAGGCGCGGCGATCGCCCTTGCTGCTGGCCTGCTGACCACCGCCTGCCAAAATCCTCCCTCTGAAGGCGGCGCGTCTTCCCCCAATGGCGCTAGCGGCTCCAGCAGCAACGGCCTCAAAATCGGCTCCCTGCTGCCAGCGACGGGCGATCTGTCCCCCATTGGCCAAGAAATGATTCAGGCGGTGCCCCTGCTGGTGGAAACCGTGAACCAGTGCGGCGGCGTCAACGGCCAGCCCGTCACCCTGGTGGCCGAAGATGACCAAACCGATCCCCGCGCCGGTACCCAGGCCATGGCCAAGCTGGCGGAAGTCGATCGCGTCGGCGGTGTCGTTGGCTCCTTTGCCAGCAGCGTCTCCAGCGCCGCCGTCGACGTGGCTGTGCGCAACAAAGTCCCCATGGTTTCTCCCGGCAGCACCAGCCCCGTCTTCACAGAGCGGGCCGCCAAAGGTGACTTCGGCGGCTACTGGGCCCGGACTGCACCCCCCGACGACTACCAGGCAGCTGCCCTCGCTCAGCTCGCCAAAGATCGCGGCTTCACGCGGGTCTCGACCGTCGTAATCAATAACGACTACGGCGTTGGCTTTGAGAAGCAGTTTGTGGCGGCCTTCAAGAAGCTGGGCGGCACGGTGATCAACGAAAGCAACCCCACCCGCTACGACCCCAACGCCACCACCTTTGACACAGAAGCCGCAGCGGCCTTCGCCAACAAGCCAGAAGCCGTGGCAGCGGTCCTCTACGCCGAAACCGGTAGCCTGCTGCTGAAGTCGGCCTACCAGCAGGGCTTGATGGATGGAGTGCAGGTGATGCTCACGGACGGCGTCCAGAGCGAAGAATTCCCCAAACAGGTGGGCCAGACCAGCGACGGCAAATTTATTTTGCAAAACGCGATCGGGACGGTGCCGGGGGCCAGCGGCGCGGCCCTAGCAGACTTTACTAAGCTGTGGCAGGAGAAGAAGGGCAAGGCTCCCGGGGCCTATGTGCCCCATACCTGGGACGCGACGGCGCTGATCGCCCTGGCAGCCCAAGCAGCCCAATCCAATGACGGGGAGGCGATCGCGGCCAAGCTGCGCGACGTGGCCAACGCGCCCGGCCAGGAAGTGACGGACGTCTGCGAAGGACTCAAGCTCCTCGCCAGCGGCCAAGACATCAACTACCAGGGCGCCAGCGGCAACGTTGACCTTGACGCCAACGGGGACGTGGTGGGCGCCTACGACGTCTGGACCGTCCAGGAAAATGGCGGCATTGGCGTCGTCGGTAAGGTGAACCCTGCCCTGTGA
- a CDS encoding HNH endonuclease produces the protein MGKVLVLNASYEPLNITSWRRAVVLLLKGKAEQVEHNGKVLYTGLPLPTVIRLRHYIRVPYKEIPLTRRNILHRDGHSCQYCGYTGDELTLDHVLPRSRGGDDSWENMVTACVRCNVKKGNRTPKEANLLLRTTPRKPYSGLYFEVAKHLKSGVHQEWKKYVIGI, from the coding sequence ATGGGCAAGGTCTTAGTCCTGAATGCCTCCTACGAGCCGCTCAATATTACGAGCTGGCGAAGGGCGGTTGTTCTGCTATTGAAGGGCAAGGCAGAACAAGTTGAGCACAATGGTAAGGTTCTTTACACCGGGCTGCCGCTTCCGACCGTTATTCGGCTCCGCCACTACATCCGAGTTCCTTACAAGGAGATTCCGCTCACTCGCCGGAATATCCTCCACCGAGACGGCCACTCTTGTCAATATTGCGGCTACACCGGTGACGAGCTGACCCTAGATCACGTCTTACCGCGATCGCGCGGCGGCGACGACTCCTGGGAAAACATGGTCACTGCCTGCGTCCGCTGCAACGTCAAGAAAGGAAACCGCACCCCCAAAGAAGCCAACCTCCTGTTGAGGACCACCCCCCGCAAACCTTACAGCGGTCTCTACTTCGAAGTGGCCAAGCATCTCAAAAGCGGCGTGCACCAAGAGTGGAAAAAGTATGTCATCGGAATTTGA
- a CDS encoding C40 family peptidase, whose product MVSLQQLRTALSSERSYSAEYRCQRDLNLYKTPQQESLVTQAAAGRHLRVTAIPDEEDLRAVWVSLCEDDYPGWLAIADLDALVLASEPYQAPVLARSQIEARLPGAIAFAEAAMAQPHEYLWGGTVGPSYDCSGLMQAAFRSVGVQLPRDAYQQEAFTQAIALEAVQPGDLVFFGPPEKATHVGLCLGDGRYLHSSGKDLGRNGIGIDPLGQTGEPVGDRYWEQLRGFGRVMASYQPRAMC is encoded by the coding sequence ATGGTATCTCTGCAACAGTTACGAACCGCCCTATCTTCTGAACGATCTTACTCTGCGGAGTATCGATGCCAGCGCGACCTCAATCTTTATAAAACGCCGCAGCAAGAGAGCTTGGTCACCCAGGCCGCAGCGGGGCGCCATCTGCGAGTGACGGCGATCCCCGACGAAGAAGACCTGCGAGCAGTGTGGGTGAGCCTGTGCGAGGACGACTACCCGGGCTGGCTGGCGATCGCCGACCTAGACGCGCTGGTCCTGGCCTCCGAGCCCTACCAGGCTCCCGTGCTTGCGCGATCGCAGATCGAAGCGCGCCTGCCGGGGGCGATCGCCTTTGCGGAGGCCGCCATGGCCCAGCCCCACGAATACCTGTGGGGAGGGACCGTGGGGCCGAGCTACGACTGCTCTGGCCTGATGCAGGCGGCCTTTCGGTCGGTGGGGGTGCAGCTGCCCCGCGACGCCTACCAGCAGGAAGCCTTTACCCAAGCGATCGCCCTCGAAGCGGTGCAGCCCGGGGATCTGGTGTTTTTTGGTCCGCCCGAGAAGGCGACCCACGTGGGCCTGTGCCTCGGGGACGGGCGCTACCTCCACAGCTCCGGCAAAGATCTGGGGCGCAACGGGATCGGCATTGATCCCTTGGGTCAGACCGGGGAGCCCGTGGGCGATCGCTACTGGGAGCAGCTGCGGGGCTTTGGCCGAGTGATGGCCAGCTATCAGCCCCGGGCCATGTGCTGA
- the alr gene encoding alanine racemase has protein sequence MQCDRAWVEINLEALTHNVRQLKQWLAPKTDLMAVVKADAYGHGAIAVARTALAAGATWLGVATVSEGIQLRRAGIEAPILILGATHTPDQIRAIAYWRLDPTLCTPQQAQTFSETLASLDRHLPVHLKIDTGMSRLGMPWQEAVKFVQAVQDLPHLRIASVYSHLATADDPDPTILYQQHQRFEVAIAQVRAANLPLPRLHLANSAATLADRSLHYDMVRVGLATYGLYPAPHLRSVLPLRPVMQVKARITQVKHIQPGTGVSYGHRFVADRPMDIATVGIGYADGVPRNLSNRMTALLRGQPVAQLGSVTMDQLMLDMTSIDQPQVGEIVTLLGRDGAQAITADDWAELLGTISWEILCGFKHRLPRVAVGQPQTSREASILRI, from the coding sequence ATGCAGTGCGATCGCGCCTGGGTCGAAATCAATCTGGAAGCGCTGACCCACAACGTGCGCCAGCTAAAGCAGTGGCTGGCCCCCAAGACGGATTTGATGGCGGTGGTGAAGGCGGACGCCTACGGTCACGGCGCGATCGCAGTGGCCCGCACGGCCCTAGCGGCAGGGGCGACCTGGCTGGGGGTGGCGACGGTTTCCGAGGGCATTCAGCTGCGGCGGGCCGGGATCGAAGCGCCGATTTTGATCTTGGGGGCGACCCATACGCCGGACCAAATTCGGGCGATCGCCTACTGGCGGCTGGATCCGACCCTGTGCACGCCCCAGCAGGCCCAAACATTTTCCGAAACTCTGGCGTCCCTCGATCGGCACCTGCCGGTCCACCTGAAGATCGACACAGGGATGTCCCGCCTGGGCATGCCCTGGCAGGAGGCAGTGAAATTTGTCCAGGCGGTGCAGGACCTGCCCCATCTGAGGATTGCTAGCGTCTACTCCCATCTGGCGACGGCGGACGATCCCGATCCGACCATCCTGTACCAGCAGCACCAGCGCTTTGAGGTGGCGATCGCCCAAGTGCGGGCCGCCAATCTTCCCCTGCCGCGCCTGCACCTGGCAAACTCCGCCGCCACGCTGGCCGATCGCTCCCTGCACTACGACATGGTGCGCGTTGGTCTTGCGACCTACGGGCTCTACCCTGCGCCCCACCTGCGGTCGGTGCTGCCCCTGCGCCCCGTCATGCAGGTCAAGGCCCGCATCACCCAGGTCAAGCACATCCAGCCCGGGACGGGGGTCAGCTATGGTCACCGGTTCGTGGCCGATCGGCCCATGGATATCGCCACAGTCGGGATCGGCTACGCCGACGGCGTGCCCCGCAACCTGTCGAACCGGATGACGGCGCTGCTGCGGGGGCAGCCTGTGGCCCAGCTGGGCTCGGTGACCATGGACCAGCTGATGCTGGACATGACTTCTATCGACCAGCCGCAGGTGGGCGAAATCGTGACTTTGCTGGGGCGCGATGGTGCCCAGGCCATCACCGCCGACGACTGGGCGGAGCTGCTGGGCACGATCTCTTGGGAAATCCTGTGCGGCTTCAAGCATCGCCTGCCCCGAGTGGCTGTCGGCCAGCCTCAAACTTCTCGGGAAGCGTCGATTCTCCGGATCTAG